One window from the genome of Halomicrobium zhouii encodes:
- a CDS encoding sulfite exporter TauE/SafE family protein, whose amino-acid sequence MSASSAQLVQREFLRRQHLFVFAAPLVFVAAVVLAAPTPEGVGLSYWLDYWWLFPFFLLGATIVNTVGISGSALFVPFLIFIFPLLAHPLEPETLVKVGLISESFGLSSSALAFIQYGLVDRRLGLTLVLGALPFVVGGALLSFVIPEPLFHALLALALVAAAYLMFTADLGHEEPGGGGGADVATDGGTDAGLPDDDGKLGPAGVGIDDAGMVTRVDRSGDTYTYTWSGYLERFANYAVGGLFQGLAGFGIGELGIISKLRTDVPVRVAIGTNHVVVATTAIIASLVHVFGGGLVPGGHSLSLATTPWNMVVFTVPAAALGGQIAPYVSNALDTETIKKGVAVLFGVISLALFLMAAGGI is encoded by the coding sequence ATGTCTGCGAGTTCTGCCCAGCTGGTCCAGCGGGAGTTCCTGCGGCGCCAGCACCTGTTCGTCTTCGCCGCGCCCCTGGTGTTCGTCGCGGCGGTCGTCCTGGCCGCACCGACGCCCGAGGGGGTCGGACTGTCGTACTGGCTCGACTACTGGTGGCTGTTCCCCTTTTTCCTGCTGGGGGCGACCATCGTCAACACCGTCGGGATCAGCGGGTCCGCACTGTTCGTGCCGTTCCTGATCTTCATCTTCCCGCTGCTGGCCCACCCGCTCGAACCGGAGACGCTCGTGAAGGTCGGGCTGATCAGCGAGTCCTTCGGGCTGTCGAGTTCGGCGCTGGCGTTCATCCAGTACGGCCTCGTCGACCGGCGGCTGGGGCTCACGCTCGTCCTCGGCGCGCTCCCCTTCGTCGTCGGGGGCGCCCTGCTGTCGTTCGTCATTCCCGAGCCGCTGTTTCACGCACTGCTCGCGCTGGCGCTCGTCGCCGCTGCGTATCTCATGTTCACGGCGGACCTCGGCCACGAGGAGCCAGGTGGGGGCGGCGGCGCCGACGTGGCGACGGACGGCGGGACCGACGCGGGCCTGCCGGACGACGACGGGAAGCTGGGCCCCGCGGGCGTCGGCATCGACGACGCGGGAATGGTGACGCGCGTCGACCGCTCGGGAGACACCTACACGTACACGTGGTCGGGCTACCTCGAACGGTTCGCCAACTACGCCGTCGGCGGGCTCTTCCAGGGGCTGGCCGGCTTCGGCATCGGCGAACTCGGCATCATCTCCAAGCTCCGGACGGACGTGCCGGTCCGGGTGGCCATCGGGACGAACCACGTCGTCGTCGCGACCACGGCGATCATCGCCTCGCTCGTCCACGTCTTCGGGGGCGGTCTCGTCCCCGGCGGCCACTCCCTGAGCCTCGCGACGACGCCGTGGAACATGGTCGTGTTCACCGTTCCCGCGGCCGCGCTCGGCGGCCAGATCGCTCCCTACGTGTCGAACGCGCTCGATACGGAGACGATCAAGAAGGGCGTCGCCGTGCTGTTCGGTGTCATCTCGCTCGCCCTGTTCTTGATGGCCGCCGGCGGTATCTAG
- a CDS encoding competence/damage-inducible protein A, whose translation MEVAILTVGDEILSGDTENTNATWLARQLRDRGATARRILTVPDDEETIADYVREWSEAFDAVVVTGGLGGTPDDVTIEAVADALDRDLVVQESVRETIAEKARQFREDNPDLAEDYAFDIDLDAQAALPAGAEPLITDASFAPGCAVENVYVFPGFPEELRAMFALVAEDFGGDAISETLTTPAPEGALYAALEDIRGRFDVTVGSYPVKGRDPGRVKVTGTDSEAVEAAVAWLRDEIEVVDD comes from the coding sequence ATGGAGGTCGCCATCCTCACCGTCGGCGACGAAATCCTGTCGGGGGACACCGAGAACACCAACGCGACGTGGCTGGCCCGGCAGCTAAGGGATCGGGGAGCCACCGCCAGGCGCATCCTCACCGTCCCCGACGACGAGGAGACGATCGCCGACTACGTCCGCGAGTGGAGCGAGGCGTTCGACGCCGTCGTCGTCACGGGTGGTCTCGGCGGGACGCCGGACGACGTCACGATAGAGGCGGTCGCCGACGCGCTGGACCGGGACCTCGTCGTCCAGGAGTCGGTCCGCGAGACCATCGCCGAGAAGGCCAGGCAGTTCCGCGAGGACAACCCCGACCTCGCCGAGGACTACGCGTTCGACATCGACCTGGACGCGCAGGCGGCCCTGCCCGCGGGCGCGGAACCGCTGATCACCGACGCCAGTTTCGCGCCGGGCTGTGCCGTCGAGAACGTCTACGTCTTCCCGGGCTTTCCCGAGGAACTCCGGGCCATGTTCGCGCTCGTGGCCGAGGACTTCGGCGGCGACGCCATCTCGGAGACGCTCACCACGCCGGCGCCGGAGGGCGCGCTGTACGCGGCGCTCGAAGACATCCGCGGCCGGTTCGACGTGACGGTGGGGAGCTATCCCGTGAAGGGGCGGGATCCGGGGCGGGTGAAGGTGACCGGCACCGACTCGGAGGCCGTCGAGGCTGCCGTCGCGTGGCTCCGGGACGAGATCGAAGTGGTGGACGACTAG
- a CDS encoding replication factor C small subunit codes for MSEAEAEAVGREEVWIEKYRPTSFDDIVGHEDIVERLRSYVSRNELSHMLFSGPAGTGKTTSAVTIAHELYGEDWQEHFLELNASDERGIDVVRDRIKSFARTSFGGVDYRIIFLDEADALTSDAQSALRRTMEQFSNNVRFILSCNYSSQIIDPIQSRCAVFRFSPLSDEAVEEEIRHIADVEGIELTEDGVDALVYAADGDMRKAINGLQAASITGSVVDEEAVFEITSTARPEEIQTMVESALSGDFTASRSKLDELLTDEGIAGGDVINQIHRSVWEFGLDDEQAVRVLDRVGETDYRITQGANERVQLEAMLASLALEK; via the coding sequence ATGAGCGAGGCCGAGGCCGAAGCGGTCGGGCGCGAGGAAGTCTGGATCGAAAAGTACCGCCCGACGTCGTTCGACGACATCGTCGGCCACGAGGACATCGTGGAGCGGCTGCGGAGCTACGTCTCCCGCAACGAGCTGAGCCACATGCTGTTCTCCGGGCCGGCGGGGACGGGCAAGACCACCAGCGCCGTCACCATCGCCCACGAACTGTACGGCGAGGACTGGCAGGAGCACTTCCTGGAGCTGAACGCCTCCGACGAGCGGGGGATCGACGTGGTCCGGGACCGGATCAAGAGCTTCGCGCGCACGAGTTTCGGCGGCGTCGACTACCGCATCATCTTCCTGGACGAGGCCGACGCCCTGACCAGCGACGCCCAGTCGGCGCTCCGCCGGACGATGGAGCAGTTCTCCAACAACGTCCGCTTTATCCTCTCGTGTAACTACTCCAGCCAGATCATCGACCCGATCCAGTCCCGGTGTGCCGTGTTCCGCTTCTCGCCACTCTCCGACGAGGCGGTCGAGGAGGAGATCCGCCACATCGCGGACGTCGAGGGGATCGAACTGACCGAGGACGGCGTCGACGCGCTGGTCTACGCCGCCGACGGCGACATGCGGAAGGCGATCAACGGGCTGCAGGCGGCCTCGATTACGGGGAGCGTCGTCGACGAGGAAGCGGTCTTCGAGATAACCTCGACGGCGCGCCCAGAGGAGATTCAGACCATGGTCGAGTCCGCGCTGAGCGGCGACTTCACCGCCTCGCGGTCCAAGCTCGACGAGCTGCTCACCGACGAGGGCATCGCCGGCGGCGACGTCATCAACCAGATCCACCGGTCGGTGTGGGAGTTCGGCCTCGACGACGAGCAGGCCGTCCGCGTGCTCGACCGCGTCGGCGAGACCGACTACCGCATCACCCAGGGCGCAAACGAGCGCGTCCAGCTCGAGGCGATGCTGGCGTCGCTGGCGCTCGAGAAGTAG
- a CDS encoding CPBP family intramembrane glutamic endopeptidase yields MSTIRSLGDRLGASGDGPYAAALVALGLTVVGTVAAITVAIVAWPVAGLLGVSDAAAARILLNKSVQIGFLIVALAYVVYCGAPGRYARFRRPTLRDALWIVAVFPLLKAVALVVGPVLAFLGVVTHSGGSAGVPELATQPTLLLVAFVVWFLFAAPAEELLFRGVVQGRLREAFDVAPALVLAAGCFALMHVPMALLSEGMGPVLAVAVETFVGGLVFGLAYERTENLVVPAVAHATLWAGGIVEHYLSVLSAGL; encoded by the coding sequence ATGTCAACTATCCGCTCGCTCGGGGACCGGCTCGGTGCGTCCGGGGACGGCCCGTACGCCGCCGCCCTTGTGGCGCTCGGCCTGACGGTCGTCGGCACCGTCGCAGCAATCACCGTCGCGATCGTCGCCTGGCCCGTCGCCGGACTGCTTGGCGTGAGCGACGCGGCCGCCGCACGGATACTGCTGAACAAGAGCGTCCAGATCGGATTCCTGATCGTCGCGCTCGCGTACGTCGTCTACTGCGGCGCACCGGGACGGTACGCCCGCTTCCGGCGGCCGACCCTTCGGGACGCCCTCTGGATTGTGGCCGTCTTTCCCCTTCTCAAGGCTGTCGCGCTCGTCGTCGGGCCGGTGCTGGCGTTCCTCGGCGTCGTCACGCATTCGGGTGGTTCGGCGGGCGTCCCGGAACTGGCCACGCAGCCGACGCTCCTGCTCGTCGCGTTCGTCGTCTGGTTCCTGTTCGCCGCGCCGGCCGAGGAGTTGCTCTTCCGGGGCGTCGTCCAGGGACGGTTGCGGGAGGCGTTCGACGTCGCCCCGGCGCTCGTCCTCGCTGCCGGCTGTTTCGCGCTGATGCACGTCCCGATGGCGCTCCTCTCCGAGGGGATGGGTCCTGTGCTCGCAGTGGCCGTGGAGACGTTCGTCGGCGGCCTGGTGTTCGGCCTCGCCTACGAGCGAACGGAGAACCTCGTCGTCCCGGCGGTGGCCCACGCGACGCTCTGGGCCGGCGGTATCGTCGAACACTACCTGTCGGTACTCTCCGCAGGGCTGTGA
- a CDS encoding ubiquitin family protein, which yields MATSVPVSDETKARLEQLQATIERETGQSVTQQELLDRIVEREFESRDALIASYRDDWDGLSDEERDQWLSGTQASGNPVDEGDIDAVLYEDEALNE from the coding sequence ATGGCGACGTCGGTACCGGTTAGCGACGAGACCAAGGCCCGGCTCGAACAGCTCCAGGCCACTATCGAGCGGGAGACGGGCCAGTCCGTGACCCAGCAGGAGCTGCTGGACCGGATCGTCGAGCGGGAGTTCGAGTCCCGCGACGCGCTGATCGCGTCGTATCGTGACGACTGGGACGGACTGTCCGACGAGGAGAGAGATCAGTGGCTCTCGGGAACGCAGGCTTCCGGCAATCCGGTCGACGAGGGCGACATCGATGCGGTTCTGTACGAAGACGAGGCGCTGAACGAGTGA
- a CDS encoding type II toxin-antitoxin system VapC family toxin: MSIFVDTGVFYAHHDEDSPRHDPATAAMRAAISGEFGRLLTSDYVYDETVTLALSRFEDPEEARGVGDRIRGCGPFPDAVDMVFVGREGSSTASRRSIGSTTRD; the protein is encoded by the coding sequence GTGAGTATATTCGTCGATACTGGCGTCTTCTACGCCCACCACGACGAAGATTCACCGCGGCACGACCCAGCGACGGCGGCCATGAGAGCCGCCATCAGCGGCGAGTTCGGTCGGCTTCTGACGAGCGACTACGTCTACGACGAAACGGTCACGCTAGCGCTTTCACGCTTCGAGGACCCCGAAGAGGCCCGCGGTGTCGGGGACCGTATACGAGGCTGTGGTCCGTTCCCCGACGCCGTCGATATGGTGTTCGTCGGGCGTGAAGGTTCGTCGACGGCGTCGAGACGCTCGATCGGTTCGACGACCAGGGACTGA
- a CDS encoding DedA family protein translates to MASTQSSRSRLRVFAEDYGLLVIAASFALLAITGVVLFFVGDAAFAKELIETYGLYVLFLIFVLEGAMLLYFAPSEGIVPFAIGALATTPSGYELDTIALIMVVAVVGATIGQTALFLLAKRGGREWLLQKPWFRVSDSKLERFEGWFDRWGRPAVLVSNALLFTRGMLTVPAGVAEMDLREFVVLSAAGTLIFESWLAVAAYYFFEFGVMELF, encoded by the coding sequence ATGGCCTCCACGCAGTCCTCGCGCTCGCGGCTCCGCGTCTTCGCCGAGGACTACGGACTGCTCGTCATCGCCGCCTCGTTCGCGCTGTTAGCGATCACCGGCGTCGTCCTCTTCTTCGTCGGCGACGCGGCCTTCGCCAAGGAACTCATCGAGACCTACGGCCTGTACGTCCTCTTCCTGATCTTCGTGCTCGAAGGCGCGATGTTGCTCTACTTCGCGCCGAGCGAGGGGATCGTCCCCTTCGCCATCGGCGCGCTCGCGACGACACCGTCGGGGTACGAGCTGGACACCATCGCCCTCATCATGGTCGTGGCCGTCGTCGGCGCGACCATCGGCCAGACGGCGCTGTTCCTGCTCGCCAAGCGCGGCGGTCGGGAGTGGCTGCTCCAGAAGCCGTGGTTCCGCGTCAGCGATTCGAAGCTGGAGCGGTTCGAGGGCTGGTTCGACCGCTGGGGTCGCCCGGCCGTCCTCGTCAGCAACGCGCTGCTGTTCACTCGCGGCATGCTGACCGTCCCGGCAGGGGTCGCCGAGATGGACCTCCGAGAGTTCGTCGTCCTGTCGGCCGCCGGGACGCTGATCTTCGAGTCCTGGCTCGCCGTCGCCGCCTACTACTTCTTCGAGTTCGGCGTGATGGAGCTGTTCTGA